In a single window of the Pandoraea pulmonicola genome:
- a CDS encoding MFS transporter, producing the protein MKLFRATRVVLVMLCVMYFITYLDRVNVSTAAAGFGKEFNLSKTEIGLVFSAFAYPYLVFQIIGGWVSDRFGAKRTLLVCGGLWAVATILTGMAGGLVTLLLARLLLGLGEGATFPAATSAMSRWVAKEKRGFAQGITHAASRIGNAVAPAVVVFIMATHGWRESFYLCGIVSLVWVVLWGFTFTERPQDHPRITPEELAVLPALKAKSASVPWGPLFKRMVPVTIVYFCYGWTLWLFLSWIPQYFLHSYDLDLKKSALFASSVFFAGVVGDTLGGIVTDKLYERTGSLKRARSWMVSVCMLLTLISLVPMMFTHHLYVSMACLAFGFFFAEMTIGPMWAIPMDIAPEYSGTASGMMNTGSALAAIISPVLSGYLIDRTGNWELPFVGSMVLMAVGVVLAFRMQPESKFSMAGEVAAASNARQPA; encoded by the coding sequence ATGAAGCTTTTCCGAGCGACAAGGGTCGTGCTGGTGATGTTATGCGTCATGTATTTCATCACCTATCTGGATCGCGTCAACGTCAGTACTGCCGCCGCCGGCTTCGGCAAGGAATTCAATCTCAGCAAGACCGAAATCGGTCTGGTCTTCTCCGCGTTTGCCTATCCCTATCTCGTCTTCCAGATCATCGGAGGCTGGGTGAGCGACCGCTTCGGCGCGAAGCGCACGCTGCTCGTGTGCGGCGGGCTGTGGGCCGTGGCGACGATCCTCACCGGCATGGCCGGCGGCCTGGTCACGCTGCTGCTCGCCCGCCTGCTGCTCGGGCTCGGCGAAGGCGCCACGTTCCCGGCGGCCACGTCGGCGATGTCGCGCTGGGTCGCCAAGGAAAAGCGCGGCTTTGCACAGGGCATTACGCACGCGGCTTCGCGCATCGGCAATGCGGTGGCGCCGGCCGTGGTCGTTTTCATCATGGCCACGCACGGCTGGCGCGAGTCGTTCTACCTGTGCGGGATCGTGAGCCTCGTGTGGGTGGTGCTGTGGGGCTTCACGTTTACCGAACGCCCGCAGGATCATCCGCGCATCACCCCCGAAGAGCTCGCCGTCCTGCCGGCGCTCAAGGCCAAGAGCGCGTCGGTGCCGTGGGGTCCGCTCTTCAAACGCATGGTGCCCGTGACCATCGTGTACTTCTGCTACGGCTGGACGTTGTGGCTGTTCCTGTCGTGGATTCCGCAGTACTTCCTGCATAGCTACGACCTCGATCTGAAGAAATCGGCGCTGTTCGCGTCGAGCGTGTTCTTCGCCGGGGTGGTGGGCGATACGCTCGGCGGCATCGTGACGGACAAGCTCTACGAGCGCACGGGCAGCCTGAAGCGTGCGCGCAGCTGGATGGTGTCGGTGTGCATGCTGCTCACGCTGATCTCGCTCGTGCCGATGATGTTCACTCATCATCTGTACGTGTCGATGGCCTGCCTCGCCTTCGGCTTCTTCTTCGCCGAAATGACGATCGGGCCGATGTGGGCGATTCCGATGGACATCGCACCGGAATACTCGGGCACGGCCAGCGGCATGATGAACACGGGCTCGGCGCTCGCCGCGATCATCTCGCCGGTGCTCTCGGGGTATCTGATCGACCGTACGGGCAACTGGGAACTGCCGTTCGTGGGCAGCATGGTCCTGATGGCCGTGGGCGTGGTGCTGGCGTTCCGCATGCAACCGGAAAGCAAGTTCTCGATGGCCGGCGAAGTCGCCGCAGCGAGCAACGCACGCCAACCCGCTTGA
- a CDS encoding pyridoxal-phosphate-dependent aminotransferase family protein: protein MLKLDFHPSGRHFLQIPGPSPVPDRILRAMSYPTIDHRGPEFGALGRKVLADIKKIFKTEQPVVIYPASGTGAWEAALTNTLSPGDHVLMFETGHFATLWKKMAENLGLKPEFIGLPGTEGWRRGVQPDMIEARLRADTGHGIKAVCVVHNETSTGVTSDIAAVRRAIDAAGHPALLLVDTISGLGSADYRHDEWGVDVTVSGSQKGLMLPPGISFNAVSPKAVEASRHAKLPRAFWGWQEIIEANRNGYWPYTPNTNLLYGLSEALDMILEEGLDNVFARHRRLAEATRRAVRAWGLEIQCQDPAVYSPVLTGVVMPQGVDADAVRKRIYERFDMSLGQALGKIRGTMFRIGHLGDCNDLTLMATLAGCEMGLQLSGVKLAGSGVVAAMDYLATAQDTPSLKVAA from the coding sequence ATGCTGAAGCTCGATTTCCACCCCTCAGGCCGCCACTTCCTGCAGATCCCGGGGCCGAGCCCGGTGCCCGATCGCATCCTGCGCGCCATGAGCTATCCGACCATCGACCATCGCGGCCCGGAGTTCGGCGCCCTCGGTCGCAAGGTGCTCGCCGACATCAAGAAGATCTTCAAGACCGAACAGCCGGTGGTGATCTATCCGGCATCGGGCACGGGCGCGTGGGAAGCCGCGCTCACCAACACGCTTTCGCCCGGCGACCACGTGCTGATGTTCGAGACCGGACATTTCGCCACGCTGTGGAAGAAGATGGCCGAGAACCTCGGCCTGAAGCCCGAGTTCATCGGCCTGCCGGGCACCGAAGGCTGGCGTCGCGGCGTGCAGCCGGACATGATCGAAGCGCGTCTGCGCGCCGACACCGGCCACGGCATCAAGGCCGTCTGTGTTGTGCACAACGAAACATCGACCGGCGTGACTTCGGACATCGCGGCAGTGCGTCGCGCCATCGACGCGGCGGGCCACCCGGCGCTGTTGCTGGTCGACACGATCTCGGGTCTGGGCTCGGCCGATTACCGTCACGACGAATGGGGCGTCGACGTCACCGTCTCCGGCTCGCAAAAGGGCCTGATGCTGCCGCCGGGCATCAGCTTCAACGCGGTCTCGCCCAAGGCCGTCGAAGCCAGCCGCCACGCGAAGCTGCCGCGCGCGTTCTGGGGCTGGCAGGAAATCATCGAAGCGAACAGGAACGGCTACTGGCCGTACACGCCGAACACCAATCTGCTGTACGGGTTGTCCGAAGCGCTCGACATGATTCTGGAGGAGGGGCTGGACAACGTGTTTGCCCGCCATCGGCGTCTGGCCGAAGCCACGCGCCGCGCCGTGCGCGCCTGGGGGCTCGAAATCCAGTGCCAGGACCCGGCGGTGTACAGCCCGGTGCTCACCGGCGTGGTGATGCCGCAGGGCGTGGATGCGGACGCCGTGCGCAAGCGTATCTACGAACGCTTCGACATGTCGCTTGGCCAGGCACTCGGCAAGATTCGCGGCACGATGTTCCGCATCGGCCATCTGGGCGACTGCAACGACCTCACGCTCATGGCCACGCTCGCCGGCTGTGAAATGGGGTTGCAACTCTCGGGAGTGAAGCTTGCGGGATCGGGCGTGGTGGCCGCGATGGACTATCTGGCGACGGCGCAGGACACGCCGTCGCTCAAGGTCGCCGCCTGA
- a CDS encoding GntR family transcriptional regulator: MQNMENASTIAVSEIPRVERLRLHDTVVEHLRKLIIEGVLSPGVKLNERELCETLGISRTPLREAFKVLAAEGLIEIAPNRGASVARMTEKEIREMFELMSALEAFSGELAAERMTAVELAEIKALHYAMLACRAQHDLPGYYARNQAIHDRINEAARNGALRQTYVSINRRLMALRFRSNFHADKWDRAIAEHEQMIDALEKRDGKRLGEILRKHLLAKRDAVLQIHAEPPSGAPEN; this comes from the coding sequence ATGCAAAACATGGAAAACGCGTCGACGATTGCCGTTTCCGAAATTCCACGCGTGGAGCGTCTGCGCCTGCACGACACGGTCGTGGAGCATTTGCGCAAGCTCATCATCGAAGGGGTACTGTCGCCCGGGGTGAAGCTCAACGAGCGGGAGCTTTGCGAGACGCTCGGCATCTCGCGCACGCCGCTGCGCGAGGCGTTCAAGGTGCTGGCCGCCGAAGGCCTCATCGAGATCGCGCCGAACCGCGGCGCCAGCGTGGCACGCATGACGGAAAAGGAAATCCGCGAGATGTTCGAGCTGATGAGCGCGCTCGAAGCGTTCTCGGGCGAGCTCGCCGCCGAGCGCATGACCGCTGTCGAGCTCGCCGAGATCAAGGCGCTGCACTACGCGATGCTCGCGTGCCGCGCGCAGCACGACCTGCCCGGCTACTACGCCCGCAATCAGGCCATCCACGACCGCATCAACGAAGCGGCGCGCAATGGCGCATTGCGTCAGACCTATGTGTCGATCAATCGCCGCCTGATGGCCTTGCGCTTTCGCTCCAACTTCCACGCGGACAAGTGGGACCGCGCCATCGCCGAGCACGAGCAGATGATCGACGCGTTGGAGAAACGCGACGGCAAGCGGCTCGGCGAGATCCTGCGCAAGCACCTGCTGGCCAAGCGCGACGCCGTGCTGCAGATCCACGCCGAACCGCCGAGCGGCGCGCCGGAGAACTAA
- a CDS encoding flavodoxin family protein yields MSNIAIVYYSQGGATAMIAHSVAQGVNDAGAHAQLLSIEPHQLIDGQWHDEATLARLANADAIIFGAPAFQGGIAAPFKAFADATIGMWRAGNWRNKVAGGFSFSYRPGDDKRDTLEYFAALAELHGMVWADADADEQELTPRKSVGHRHPGDFPAVAGQGVDGDAAYALDPADVIAGKQYGRNVAALVARLAGEVLESPAVLARRALEAAERRL; encoded by the coding sequence ATGTCCAATATCGCAATCGTTTATTACTCGCAGGGCGGCGCAACCGCCATGATTGCCCACTCGGTCGCTCAGGGCGTGAACGACGCGGGTGCGCACGCACAATTGCTCAGCATCGAACCGCATCAACTCATCGACGGACAGTGGCATGACGAAGCCACGCTCGCACGTCTGGCCAACGCCGACGCCATTATCTTCGGCGCCCCCGCGTTTCAGGGCGGCATCGCCGCGCCGTTCAAGGCATTCGCCGACGCCACGATCGGGATGTGGCGCGCGGGAAACTGGCGCAACAAGGTCGCGGGCGGGTTCTCGTTCAGCTATCGTCCCGGCGACGACAAGCGCGACACGCTCGAATACTTCGCCGCACTTGCCGAACTGCACGGCATGGTGTGGGCCGACGCTGACGCCGACGAGCAGGAGCTCACGCCGCGCAAGTCGGTCGGCCATCGTCATCCGGGCGATTTTCCGGCGGTTGCGGGCCAAGGTGTGGACGGCGACGCCGCTTACGCACTCGACCCGGCCGATGTGATCGCGGGCAAGCAGTATGGCCGCAATGTCGCAGCACTGGTGGCGCGTCTTGCGGGGGAAGTGCTCGAATCGCCGGCGGTGCTGGCGCGCCGCGCACTGGAGGCGGCCGAGCGTCGGTTGTGA
- a CDS encoding IclR family transcriptional regulator — protein sequence MPKRKLDISAHASSGPLKTTAPAVVRAVHVLDVIAASLEPVALADLARETGVPKSTLHGLCDTLVKLRLIKRHVNGGMTMGSYVMGWANAFLSQTHITEEFRAVWDASRAFAEETVTLSVLDGADVIYLACHNGNRPLGVTFRIGMRLPAPYTATGKAMLSTLPPDEVAALFAGAWPEPLTRASVGTFSALAEEMAQVRRDGYSIDNGQMREGMICFGAPVFDASGERAVAGLAVSFVTNEIDAATGQRIGRQIRELADQLSMRLGAPARR from the coding sequence ATGCCAAAGCGCAAACTCGACATTTCCGCCCATGCCTCGTCCGGGCCGCTCAAGACCACGGCGCCCGCCGTGGTGCGTGCGGTGCACGTGCTCGACGTGATTGCGGCGTCGCTCGAGCCGGTGGCGCTGGCCGATCTGGCGCGCGAGACGGGGGTGCCGAAAAGCACGCTGCACGGACTGTGCGACACACTGGTCAAGCTGCGCCTGATCAAACGCCACGTCAACGGCGGCATGACCATGGGCTCGTACGTGATGGGATGGGCGAATGCGTTCCTGTCGCAGACCCACATCACCGAAGAGTTCCGGGCGGTATGGGACGCCTCGCGGGCGTTTGCCGAAGAGACTGTCACGCTGTCCGTGCTCGACGGCGCCGACGTCATCTATCTGGCCTGCCACAACGGCAACCGGCCGCTCGGGGTGACGTTTCGCATCGGCATGCGGCTGCCTGCGCCCTACACGGCGACGGGCAAGGCGATGCTCTCGACACTGCCGCCCGACGAAGTCGCCGCTCTGTTCGCCGGCGCCTGGCCCGAACCGCTTACCCGGGCGAGCGTCGGCACTTTTTCCGCACTGGCCGAGGAAATGGCACAGGTGCGCCGTGACGGGTACTCGATCGACAACGGACAGATGCGCGAGGGCATGATCTGCTTCGGCGCGCCGGTCTTCGATGCGAGCGGCGAGCGCGCCGTTGCGGGGCTCGCGGTCAGCTTCGTCACCAACGAGATCGACGCGGCCACCGGACAGCGCATCGGCCGTCAGATCCGCGAATTGGCGGATCAACTGTCGATGCGTCTGGGGGCACCTGCCCGCCGTTGA
- a CDS encoding NAD-dependent succinate-semialdehyde dehydrogenase: MQLKDTTLFKALAWVDGQWIAADSGKTFDVVDPATGEVLAKVPELGAEETTRAVVAAEAAQKPWAARTGKERAAVLRRWFDLMVANTDDLAYLMTREQGKPLAEARGEIAYAASFIEWFAEEAKRVDGDVLATPAADKRLVTIKQPVGVCAAITPWNFPAAMITRKVAPALAAGCAIVVKPSELTPLSAFALAELAHRAGIPGGVFQVVTGDARAVGGVLTSHPTVRKLSFTGSTGVGRLLMAQCAPTVKRMSLELGGNAPFIVFDDADLDAAVEGALVAKYRNGGQTCVCANRFYIQDGVYDAFAEKFAKRVAAMKVGNGLEDGVVIGPLIEAKAVDKVETLVEDAKSHGGRVLVGGATHALGGTYYAPTVIADATSQMRVAREEIFGPVAPLFRFSHDADAVALANDTEFGLAAYLYTRDIARAWRTAEALEYGMVGLNTGLISNEVAPFGGIKQSGVGREGSHYGIEEYLELKYLCLQV; this comes from the coding sequence ATGCAACTCAAAGACACCACTCTCTTCAAGGCACTTGCCTGGGTCGACGGTCAATGGATCGCGGCCGACAGCGGCAAGACGTTCGACGTCGTCGACCCCGCCACGGGCGAGGTGCTGGCCAAGGTGCCGGAGCTCGGCGCCGAGGAAACCACGCGTGCGGTGGTCGCCGCGGAAGCCGCGCAAAAGCCGTGGGCGGCGCGCACCGGCAAGGAGCGCGCCGCCGTGCTGCGCCGCTGGTTCGATCTGATGGTCGCCAACACCGACGACCTCGCGTATCTCATGACCCGCGAGCAGGGCAAGCCGCTGGCCGAAGCGCGTGGCGAGATCGCCTATGCCGCGAGCTTCATCGAGTGGTTCGCGGAAGAAGCCAAGCGCGTGGACGGCGATGTGCTCGCCACGCCCGCGGCCGACAAGCGCCTCGTCACGATCAAGCAACCCGTGGGCGTGTGCGCTGCGATCACGCCGTGGAACTTCCCCGCCGCGATGATCACGCGCAAGGTCGCCCCGGCGCTGGCCGCCGGCTGCGCGATCGTGGTCAAGCCGTCGGAACTCACGCCGCTGTCGGCCTTCGCGCTCGCCGAGCTGGCGCACCGCGCCGGGATTCCGGGCGGCGTGTTCCAGGTCGTGACGGGCGACGCCCGAGCCGTGGGTGGCGTGCTGACCTCGCATCCGACGGTGCGCAAGCTTTCGTTTACCGGCTCGACCGGCGTGGGTCGTCTGCTCATGGCGCAGTGCGCACCGACGGTCAAGCGCATGTCGCTGGAGCTCGGCGGCAACGCGCCGTTCATCGTGTTCGACGATGCGGATCTCGACGCGGCCGTCGAAGGCGCGCTGGTCGCGAAGTACCGCAACGGCGGTCAGACGTGCGTCTGCGCGAACCGCTTCTATATTCAGGACGGCGTCTATGACGCTTTCGCCGAGAAGTTTGCGAAGCGGGTGGCCGCGATGAAGGTGGGCAACGGTCTGGAAGACGGCGTGGTGATCGGTCCGCTGATCGAAGCGAAGGCGGTGGACAAGGTGGAGACGCTGGTGGAGGACGCGAAGTCGCACGGCGGCCGCGTGCTCGTGGGCGGCGCGACGCACGCGCTGGGCGGCACGTACTACGCGCCGACGGTGATCGCCGACGCTACTTCGCAAATGCGTGTGGCCCGCGAGGAGATCTTCGGCCCGGTCGCACCGCTGTTCCGCTTCTCGCACGACGCCGACGCGGTGGCGCTCGCCAACGATACGGAATTCGGCCTGGCCGCCTATCTGTACACGCGCGACATTGCGCGCGCCTGGCGCACGGCCGAAGCGCTGGAGTACGGCATGGTCGGTCTGAACACCGGCCTGATCTCGAACGAGGTCGCACCGTTCGGCGGCATCAAGCAATCGGGCGTGGGCCGCGAAGGCTCGCACTACGGTATCGAGGAGTACCTCGAGTTGAAGTACCTCTGTCTGCAAGTGTGA
- a CDS encoding iron-containing alcohol dehydrogenase has product MNPFRFQTVPTVVVEFGAARRLGALLREQYPAGRRLCVVTDGFLHKSGLLAPALANLAEHGWQVSVIDDVIADPPEHVVLEAAERARAADAEIVLGLGGGSSMDVAKLLAVLLPGTQSIKEMYGVKKVTGTRLPLVQMPTTAGTGSEVTAVSIVTTGETTKMGVVAPQLFADLAILDAELTLGLPRAATAATGIDAMVHAIEAYTSAHLKNPVSDMLAVKALELLSRNLLPACDDGNNRNAREAMLLGAMFAGQSFANSPVAAVHALAYPIGGIFHVAHGLSNALVLSHVMRFNAPAASQRYAELADVILPTKAAGSNEAKTDALIQYIEAMIVETAIPRTLREVGVTQNDIGRMASDAMLQTRLLVNNPREVTEADAFAIYSAAL; this is encoded by the coding sequence ATGAACCCGTTTCGTTTTCAGACGGTCCCCACCGTCGTCGTGGAATTTGGCGCCGCTCGCCGTCTCGGCGCACTGCTTCGCGAGCAGTATCCGGCCGGCAGGCGTCTGTGCGTGGTAACAGACGGCTTTCTGCACAAGAGCGGACTGCTCGCGCCCGCGCTGGCCAATCTGGCCGAGCATGGCTGGCAGGTCTCGGTGATCGACGACGTAATCGCCGACCCGCCCGAGCACGTGGTGCTGGAAGCCGCGGAGCGCGCCCGCGCGGCCGACGCGGAGATCGTGCTGGGGCTGGGGGGCGGCTCGTCGATGGACGTCGCCAAACTGCTCGCGGTGCTGCTGCCGGGCACGCAATCGATCAAGGAGATGTACGGCGTCAAGAAGGTGACAGGTACGCGCCTGCCGCTGGTGCAGATGCCGACGACCGCCGGTACAGGCTCGGAAGTCACCGCGGTGTCGATCGTGACGACGGGCGAAACGACGAAGATGGGGGTGGTCGCGCCACAGCTCTTTGCGGACCTCGCGATTCTCGATGCGGAACTCACGCTCGGTCTGCCGCGCGCCGCAACGGCGGCCACCGGCATCGACGCAATGGTGCATGCCATCGAAGCCTACACGTCCGCCCATCTGAAGAATCCGGTCTCGGACATGCTCGCCGTGAAGGCGCTGGAATTGCTCTCGCGCAACCTGCTGCCGGCCTGCGACGACGGCAACAATCGCAACGCCCGTGAAGCCATGCTGCTCGGCGCGATGTTCGCAGGTCAATCGTTCGCGAACTCTCCCGTAGCCGCCGTACACGCCCTCGCCTATCCGATCGGCGGCATCTTCCACGTCGCGCACGGACTGTCGAACGCCCTCGTGCTTTCTCACGTCATGCGCTTCAATGCGCCCGCGGCGAGCCAGCGCTACGCCGAGCTCGCCGACGTGATTCTCCCCACCAAGGCAGCCGGCAGCAATGAAGCGAAGACCGACGCGCTCATCCAGTACATCGAAGCGATGATCGTCGAGACCGCCATTCCCCGCACACTCCGCGAAGTCGGCGTGACGCAGAACGACATCGGCCGCATGGCCTCGGACGCCATGCTCCAGACCCGACTGCTCGTCAACAATCCCCGCGAAGTCACGGAAGCCGACGCTTTCGCCATCTACAGCGCTGCGCTCTGA
- a CDS encoding BON domain-containing protein encodes MAATDRRSLGAQMDDASIELRVGHRVGEVAAPQAHVNVSSYNRQVLLTGEVPRDNDLQAIAAAAKQDASVRAVFNEAVLAPEASSFGERSSDTLISTKVKASLVAEKGLPSSAFKVVVERKVVYLMGLATKDEADLASSVASRVPDVASVVRVLEIVPKETLERIAPTKASDASLAQDDATYAR; translated from the coding sequence ATGGCAGCCACCGACCGTCGAAGCCTGGGCGCCCAGATGGACGACGCGAGCATCGAGCTAAGGGTCGGCCACCGGGTCGGCGAGGTGGCCGCGCCCCAGGCTCACGTCAACGTTTCCAGCTACAACCGACAGGTGCTGCTGACCGGTGAGGTGCCCCGGGACAACGACCTTCAGGCGATCGCCGCCGCCGCGAAGCAGGACGCCAGCGTGCGCGCCGTGTTCAACGAGGCGGTGCTCGCGCCGGAAGCCTCGTCGTTCGGCGAGCGGTCGTCCGATACGCTGATTTCGACGAAGGTCAAGGCTAGTCTTGTAGCCGAGAAGGGCCTCCCGTCCTCGGCATTCAAGGTCGTGGTGGAGCGCAAGGTCGTCTACCTGATGGGGTTGGCGACGAAGGACGAGGCCGATCTCGCATCGAGCGTGGCCAGCCGGGTGCCGGACGTGGCGAGTGTCGTACGCGTGCTTGAAATCGTCCCTAAGGAAACGCTCGAGCGTATCGCACCCACGAAGGCGTCCGACGCGTCGCTCGCACAAGACGACGCCACTTACGCGCGCTAG
- a CDS encoding class I SAM-dependent methyltransferase — MAIIELLTFVREWGRSPRDVAAVAPSGRALASLITRKISHATGPVLELGPGTGAFTRALLRRGVREDHLTLIEVGRSFADLLREKFPSARVLQMRAEVLHLQPPYLGNTFGAVVCGLGFLNMPRDTVFRILSGAFLYLQPHGEFFMFTYGATCSVPEDVLDELGLRATRLGKTYLNFPPATVYSISRRNDEVPQA, encoded by the coding sequence ATGGCGATAATCGAACTTCTGACGTTTGTCCGCGAGTGGGGGCGCAGTCCGCGCGATGTCGCGGCCGTCGCGCCCTCGGGGCGTGCCCTGGCGTCGCTCATCACACGGAAAATCTCCCACGCGACGGGGCCCGTCCTCGAACTGGGCCCAGGCACCGGCGCGTTCACGAGGGCGTTGCTGCGACGCGGCGTGAGAGAAGACCACCTCACGCTGATCGAAGTCGGCCGAAGCTTCGCAGACTTGCTTCGAGAGAAATTCCCTTCGGCACGGGTGCTCCAGATGCGCGCCGAGGTACTGCACCTCCAGCCGCCGTATCTTGGCAACACGTTCGGCGCAGTCGTTTGCGGTCTGGGCTTTCTCAATATGCCGCGCGACACCGTCTTCAGAATCCTGAGCGGCGCCTTCCTGTACCTGCAGCCGCACGGCGAGTTCTTCATGTTCACTTACGGCGCCACCTGTTCGGTGCCGGAAGACGTGCTTGACGAGTTGGGACTACGAGCGACCCGGCTGGGCAAGACGTATCTGAATTTCCCGCCCGCGACCGTCTACAGCATTTCGCGTCGCAACGACGAGGTGCCGCAAGCATGA
- a CDS encoding DedA family protein, which yields MSPAELSQLFMGYGLLGGFAIGLLEKLVPIAPSYLVLMFLGFVEGSAASLSMLILASALGSLAGTMVWYLVGRCVGEGRVSRLVGRYGRYVHFSTATYDHLVGSFRRNARVATFVGQLIPVVRLYLALPAGVLRIGMGRFVPSAAAGILIYNAIFMTIGFVLRGSAHEPLSIGGWVMGVLAGMEITGLILANRWAAKAKAVDCRAPASTL from the coding sequence ATGAGTCCGGCGGAATTGAGCCAGCTTTTCATGGGTTACGGGCTGCTGGGCGGATTCGCGATCGGGCTGCTGGAGAAGCTCGTTCCCATTGCGCCGTCGTATCTCGTGCTGATGTTCCTCGGCTTCGTGGAGGGATCCGCGGCGTCGCTGTCCATGCTGATCCTGGCGAGCGCGCTGGGGTCTCTCGCGGGGACGATGGTCTGGTATTTGGTGGGGCGCTGCGTCGGTGAGGGACGGGTGAGCCGTCTCGTCGGAAGGTACGGCCGCTATGTGCACTTCTCCACCGCGACCTACGACCATCTTGTCGGATCGTTTCGGCGCAATGCGCGCGTGGCGACGTTCGTCGGACAACTGATCCCGGTCGTTCGCCTGTACCTGGCGTTGCCCGCCGGTGTCTTGCGCATCGGCATGGGGCGGTTCGTCCCCAGTGCCGCCGCGGGCATCCTGATCTACAACGCGATATTCATGACGATCGGGTTCGTGTTGCGGGGCAGTGCGCACGAGCCACTGAGCATTGGTGGCTGGGTGATGGGCGTGCTCGCAGGCATGGAGATCACCGGGCTGATCCTCGCGAACCGATGGGCGGCGAAGGCGAAGGCCGTTGACTGCCGGGCACCGGCGTCGACTCTCTGA
- a CDS encoding response regulator transcription factor has translation MKVLLVEDEPELAIALSDALARHGMLLDHASRLSEAESLAMASTYSAVILDRRLPDGDGLGLIPKLRAKGNAVPVLVLTARGSIADKVEGLGIGADDYLSKPFAFEELLARLRALARRPASMQCDIVVAGRLSYDYINVEARVGDVALTLTRREILVLDTLLRRMNRMVPREALMEAVFTLGDEVQPNALDTQVSRLRRKLTEANSGLVINGIRGVGYLLREEP, from the coding sequence ATGAAAGTACTACTCGTGGAAGACGAACCCGAACTGGCGATCGCGCTCAGCGACGCGCTGGCGCGTCACGGCATGCTCCTGGATCATGCCTCGCGTTTGTCCGAAGCGGAGAGTCTCGCGATGGCGAGTACGTACAGTGCCGTCATTCTCGACCGGCGCTTGCCGGATGGCGACGGACTCGGCCTGATCCCGAAGCTGCGCGCGAAGGGGAACGCCGTGCCCGTGCTGGTGCTCACCGCCCGAGGCAGTATCGCCGACAAGGTGGAAGGCCTCGGCATCGGGGCCGACGACTACCTGTCGAAACCCTTCGCGTTCGAGGAGTTGCTGGCGCGCCTGCGCGCGTTGGCGCGTCGCCCGGCGAGCATGCAATGCGACATCGTCGTGGCGGGCCGGCTGTCCTATGACTACATCAACGTGGAGGCACGCGTTGGCGACGTGGCGCTCACGCTCACCCGACGCGAGATTCTCGTGCTCGATACGCTCCTGCGGCGCATGAACCGGATGGTGCCGCGTGAGGCGCTCATGGAGGCCGTGTTCACGCTCGGCGACGAAGTGCAGCCCAATGCCCTCGATACCCAGGTTTCCCGATTGCGACGCAAGCTGACCGAGGCCAACAGCGGGCTGGTCATCAATGGCATTCGCGGCGTGGGGTACCTGTTGCGAGAGGAACCATGA